A single genomic interval of Candidatus Caldatribacterium sp. harbors:
- a CDS encoding flagellar protein FlaG has translation MAKSVGSIPLSLQETQGSVRVAEVQEGEGKREEGSSVFLDPEKIRELGEVLKGLFEVFNLELRFKIHEPTGEIIARIVNRETGEVIREIPPEKFLDMVAKLQELAGILVDEVV, from the coding sequence ATGGCAAAGAGTGTAGGTTCTATCCCTCTCTCCCTTCAGGAGACCCAGGGTTCGGTGAGGGTAGCCGAGGTCCAGGAAGGGGAGGGGAAAAGGGAAGAAGGGTCCTCGGTATTTCTTGATCCAGAGAAAATCAGGGAGCTCGGAGAGGTTTTGAAGGGCCTCTTTGAGGTCTTCAACCTGGAGCTCCGTTTCAAAATCCACGAGCCCACTGGGGAAATCATCGCCCGGATTGTGAACCGGGAGACTGGAGAAGTCATCCGGGAAATTCCCCCGGAGAAGTTCCTCGACATGGTGGCCAAGCTCCAGGAACTTGCGGGAATCCTTGTGGATGAAGTTGTGTGA